The Clostridia bacterium genome includes a region encoding these proteins:
- a CDS encoding aldehyde dehydrogenase family protein, giving the protein MAYTQERISGIVAAQRKYFRGGETLDVKWRIEQLKKLKQAVIDHKEELLAALYEDLGRSPVEAYLCDVGPVIVEINEIIRGVKKWAKPEKHFSGLMCFPSTRTTVYKMPYGVSLIISPFNFPILLTLGVLAASIAGGNTAVVKASSKSAASTKALQKLIADTFPENYITLIDGGHDVADMCLAERFDKIFYTGSPAVAKHVLSAAAENLTSVALELGGETGNWCVVRKDADLKDAARKIAFFKLCNAGQICINVNQIAVAEEVADEFLAELKKEFVRQIGEKPEDNPDYPKLITDAVYDKCVRLTDEYAGRIVFGGTGNKETRRFSPTLIYPVKPDEDIVRHELFCPLLPVVPFKDAEVDGIMDIIAEREHPLSMYVFTSDKKWANKVMSTQQYGGGCINEVCIHMMVKGVPFNGTGHSGMGAYHGEWGFREFTHPSTVLTGKTHFNIPLREHPYSGKEGEKKMKLLRKLEK; this is encoded by the coding sequence ATGGCTTATACGCAGGAAAGGATAAGCGGGATAGTAGCCGCGCAGCGCAAATACTTCCGCGGCGGCGAAACCCTCGACGTCAAGTGGCGCATCGAGCAGCTCAAAAAGCTCAAGCAGGCCGTGATCGACCATAAAGAAGAGCTTCTTGCCGCGCTTTACGAAGACCTCGGCAGAAGCCCTGTCGAGGCGTACCTGTGCGACGTCGGCCCCGTTATCGTCGAAATCAACGAAATCATACGCGGAGTGAAAAAGTGGGCGAAGCCCGAAAAACATTTCAGCGGTCTTATGTGCTTCCCGAGCACGCGCACGACGGTGTATAAAATGCCTTACGGCGTTTCGCTGATAATCAGCCCGTTCAACTTCCCGATACTGCTGACGCTCGGCGTGCTCGCGGCGAGTATCGCCGGAGGCAACACCGCCGTCGTCAAGGCGAGCTCGAAGTCCGCGGCGAGCACGAAGGCGCTGCAGAAGCTTATTGCCGACACCTTCCCCGAGAACTACATCACCCTTATTGACGGCGGACACGACGTTGCGGATATGTGCCTCGCCGAACGCTTTGACAAGATATTCTATACCGGTTCGCCCGCGGTCGCGAAGCACGTGCTTTCCGCCGCGGCGGAGAATCTCACGTCCGTCGCGCTCGAGCTCGGCGGCGAAACGGGCAACTGGTGCGTCGTGCGCAAAGACGCCGACCTGAAGGACGCCGCGCGCAAGATCGCCTTCTTCAAGCTCTGCAACGCGGGGCAGATCTGCATTAACGTCAACCAGATCGCCGTTGCCGAGGAGGTCGCCGACGAGTTCCTCGCGGAGCTCAAAAAAGAGTTCGTCCGCCAGATAGGCGAGAAGCCGGAGGATAATCCCGACTACCCGAAGCTCATCACGGACGCCGTCTATGACAAGTGCGTGCGGCTTACCGACGAATACGCCGGCAGAATCGTTTTCGGCGGCACGGGAAATAAAGAAACGCGCCGGTTTTCACCGACGCTTATCTACCCCGTGAAGCCCGACGAGGATATCGTGCGGCACGAGCTGTTCTGCCCGCTGCTGCCGGTCGTTCCGTTCAAGGACGCCGAGGTCGACGGGATTATGGATATAATCGCGGAGCGCGAGCATCCGCTTTCTATGTACGTTTTCACTTCGGATAAGAAGTGGGCGAATAAGGTCATGTCGACTCAGCAGTACGGCGGCGGCTGCATCAACGAAGTGTGTATTCATATGATGGTCAAGGGCGTGCCGTTCAACGGCACCGGACATTCCGGTATGGGCGCCTACCACGGGGAGTGGGGCTTCCGCGAGTTCACGCATCCCTCGACCGTGCTGACTGGTAAAACGCACTTCAACATTCCGCTCCGCGAACACCCGTATTCGGGCAAAGAAGGGGAGAAGAAGATGAAGCTGCTCAGAAAGCTGGAGAAGTGA